The Streptomyces sp. NBC_01363 region GCAGCACCGTCACCGTGGGGCGCTCGGCGAGCCTTCCGTCGAACACCGCCGCGCGCTCCGCCGCGCCGTCCTCGGGATGCACCAGCGTCCGGTGCACGGCATCCGCGGGCCGGGCGCCGCGCAACGAGAGCAGAACCAGGAACCGGCCCGGCACCACCTCTTCTCCGGACCGGGGCCGCACCGCCACGTCGCCGTCCTGCCACAGCTCCTGACCGGGCACCAGCCCCGGCCACGGCCGGGCCCCCAGCACCACATGGCCGGCCTCGGCGACCGTGCCGTCCATCAGCTCGACGCCCGCCGCCCGGCCGTCCTTCTCGACGACCCGGGCCACCTCGGCGCCGAAGACGAACTCCACCTTCCGCGCCAGGCACCGCTCGTACACCGCCTGTGCCAGGGCCCGCATCCCACCGGCGACGTACCAGCTGCCGAACGTCTCCTCCATGTACGGCAGCAGGGCGGCCGCCGCCGGGGCGCGCAGCGGATCGAGCCCGTACGACAGGGCGTACCCGTCGAGGAGCGCGGCCAGCCGGGGGTCCGCCAGCTCCCACGCGCCGACCTCCGCGACCGTGCCCGCCTGTTGGGCGGAGCGCAGCAGGCGGCGCCGGCGGAGCGCCGGATACGGATCACGGCCGAGCACCTGCCAGTCGGGGCGCAACGGCTCCTCCAGGAGCGGACGCCGGGACCGGTCCCAGGCATCGCGTGCCCGGTCCAGGAACTCGCCCCAGGCCGCGCCGACGCCGCCACCGAGCGCGCCGTCCAGCGCGGAGACGACCCCGGCCCGTGAGGCGTTCGGCAGCGAGACCGCCGTGCCGTCGGCGAACAGATGACGGCTCGCCGGATCGACCTGGGTCATGGTGACGCACCGCTCCAGCGGCTCCTTGCCGGTCTTCACGAACAAGTCGCGGTAGACGGCGGGCAGATGCAGCAGCGTCGGACCGGTGTCGAAGGCGAAGCCCTCATGGGCATGCCGGCCGACCGAACCGCCGAAGGTCTCCGACCGCTCGTACACCGTCACCCGGTGGCCTGCCACGGCGAGCCGGGCGGCCGCCGCCATCGCGCCCATCCCGGCGCCGATCACCGCAATACGTGCCATGTCAGTGACCTTAACGGCCACCACCGACAGTCAGTCCGGCGGCCAGTGCGAACCCTTCCCGGCCAGGCGTTTCTCCTCCCGCCGCTGAGCCCTGCGGCGCAGATACCGACGGATTCTCGAGGCCAGGAAGGCCAGTATCACGATGCCCAGCAGCAACAGTGTCCCCGCGATGACCGCGGCCACCACCGGATGGAATATCGCGAAGGTGACGATCCCGGCGACGCCCAGGTCCTCCGCGATGCTCACGGCGACATTGCTGAACGGCTCGGGGGAGGAGTTGACGGCCATTCTGGTGCCCGCCTTCACCAGGTGGCTCATCAGCGCGGTGGAACCGCCCACCGCCGCGGCGGCGAGCTGCGGCAGCGAACCGCTCTCGCCGGCCAGCAGCGCGGCCACGACGGCACCGGCGACCGGCCTGATGACGGTGTGCACCGAGTCCCAGACCGAGTCCACGTACGGGATCTTGTCGGCCACCACCTCGCACAGGAAGAGAACGCCGGCCACCACGAGGACATCGGTGCGTTGCAGCGACGCGGGCACCTCGTCGGTCAGACCGGTCGTGCCGAAGACACCGAGCAGCAGGACCACCGCGTAGGCGTTGATCCCGCTCGCCCAGCCGCTCGTGAACACCAAGGGAAGTACGGACACGGACGAGATCGTAGGCCAGATGGCGCAACGCCCGGGATGGGTTCGGCGCGCAGCTCTGAGTATCCGTACCTAGGCGACGAGATGAGTAGATGCGCGGATGGGTTCCCACCCGTGCGGACGGGAGAGTGGAACGCACGGAGAGGGCGCGGCTCCGGCACCGCCGGCACGGGGCGGCGGAACGGTCGCGGCGTTCCCTCCGGAACGGGGGAGCACGAAGGAGGGCCCGGGGACCACGGGGGAACGAAGGTCACGGGGGAAGGCTCTCCGGCAGTACGGAAGACGCCGGTCCGGCGCAGGCTCGGGGGGATCGAGCCTCACCGGACCGGCGTCTTTCCGTGCTGCCGCGCACCCGGCCGGGCGGATCAGCGCCCGCTGACCCGCCCGTGCAGGAGCAGCGACAGTGCCGAGTGCACATCGTCGATCGAACGCTCCGGCTGGAACGCCTGCCAGTCCAGGGCCGCCACCAGCACCATGCCGACCAGCGCGGCGGCCGTCAGCGGGATGTCGATCTCCTCGCTCAGCTCGCCGTTGCCCACACCCTCGCGCAGTACCCCCTCCACCACCGCGACGGCTTCCTGACGTACCACCAGGAGGGTCCCCTGCCAGGCACGGTTGGTGCGCCACAGCTCCGCGACGTACAGCTGGGTGAAGGCCGGATAGCGGTCGATGAAGACCAGACCGGCCCGGATCATCGCGTCCAGGGCCTCGACCCG contains the following coding sequences:
- a CDS encoding NAD(P)/FAD-dependent oxidoreductase, translating into MARIAVIGAGMGAMAAAARLAVAGHRVTVYERSETFGGSVGRHAHEGFAFDTGPTLLHLPAVYRDLFVKTGKEPLERCVTMTQVDPASRHLFADGTAVSLPNASRAGVVSALDGALGGGVGAAWGEFLDRARDAWDRSRRPLLEEPLRPDWQVLGRDPYPALRRRRLLRSAQQAGTVAEVGAWELADPRLAALLDGYALSYGLDPLRAPAAAALLPYMEETFGSWYVAGGMRALAQAVYERCLARKVEFVFGAEVARVVEKDGRAAGVELMDGTVAEAGHVVLGARPWPGLVPGQELWQDGDVAVRPRSGEEVVPGRFLVLLSLRGARPADAVHRTLVHPEDGAAERAAVFDGRLAERPTVTVLRPDDPSTRPDDAHEAVTLMATVAPHGAVDWMDPAVRERCADALIEAAAAAVPGIRERLLHAEVRTPAETAADTGAEGGSVPAPALAGAGGAYLHPGNRTRLPGLYAAGGWAHPGGGLAHAGMSGALVAGLIVEGDGFRGSQ
- a CDS encoding DUF4126 domain-containing protein; this encodes MSVLPLVFTSGWASGINAYAVVLLLGVFGTTGLTDEVPASLQRTDVLVVAGVLFLCEVVADKIPYVDSVWDSVHTVIRPVAGAVVAALLAGESGSLPQLAAAAVGGSTALMSHLVKAGTRMAVNSSPEPFSNVAVSIAEDLGVAGIVTFAIFHPVVAAVIAGTLLLLGIVILAFLASRIRRYLRRRAQRREEKRLAGKGSHWPPD
- a CDS encoding TetR/AcrR family transcriptional regulator — encoded protein: MESSSTTRRRATRQKLYEAAVTLIAEKGFSATTVDEIAERAGVAKGTVYYNFKSKTELFEELLRHGVGLLTASLRSAAEETEERGGTRVEALDAMIRAGLVFIDRYPAFTQLYVAELWRTNRAWQGTLLVVRQEAVAVVEGVLREGVGNGELSEEIDIPLTAAALVGMVLVAALDWQAFQPERSIDDVHSALSLLLHGRVSGR